Proteins co-encoded in one Planctomycetaceae bacterium genomic window:
- a CDS encoding LptF/LptG family permease — MKLLQRYILAELLRVFSLLVIALTVMLVFVGLLREATERGLGPLQIIQIAPYVVPSMLPFTIPATLLLAVTVVYGRLAGDLEITAAKAAGVNPIRLLAPAFLLGAVLTLASFGLTNNAIPWAVTNIERVVTQAMEDIFLDMLASQHYISDPEDGFSITVHDVRDRILIEPTFRYRNRDHQQITVTARAAEIGFDVKNRKGRIRMLHANLSIPGRDIGGSWEEYEHTFDMKEELGRVSARHMTVTTLREELEKLFDDILTSRQQQRQQAAMLLMTGDFEQLMGQQLESFATQERSQTFMQRRIRTEIHGRFAMAGSCLFFTLLGGPFAVYQARRQFITSFIMCFLPILLVYYPVMFLMGNLSKTGTIEPWWSMWVPNAIILAGAVVVLKKVVQH; from the coding sequence ATGAAGCTGCTGCAGCGGTACATTCTGGCTGAATTGCTGCGCGTGTTCAGCCTGCTGGTGATCGCACTAACGGTGATGCTGGTCTTTGTCGGGCTGCTGCGGGAGGCGACGGAACGCGGTCTGGGGCCGCTGCAGATCATTCAGATTGCGCCGTATGTCGTTCCCAGTATGCTGCCGTTTACGATTCCCGCGACGCTGCTGCTGGCCGTGACCGTCGTTTACGGGCGGCTGGCCGGAGATCTGGAAATCACGGCGGCCAAGGCGGCGGGAGTCAATCCGATTCGACTGCTGGCTCCGGCGTTCCTGCTGGGAGCGGTTCTGACGCTGGCATCGTTCGGGCTGACCAACAACGCAATTCCGTGGGCCGTCACGAACATCGAACGCGTGGTGACTCAGGCGATGGAGGACATCTTCCTGGATATGCTGGCGTCTCAGCACTACATCAGCGATCCGGAAGACGGCTTTTCGATCACAGTTCACGACGTTCGGGATCGGATTCTGATCGAACCGACGTTTCGCTACCGCAACAGAGATCACCAGCAGATCACGGTGACGGCCAGAGCCGCGGAAATCGGCTTCGATGTAAAGAACCGCAAGGGCCGGATCAGGATGCTGCACGCGAATCTGAGCATTCCCGGCCGGGATATCGGCGGTAGCTGGGAAGAGTACGAGCACACGTTCGACATGAAGGAAGAACTTGGCCGCGTGAGTGCCCGGCACATGACCGTGACGACGCTTCGCGAAGAACTTGAAAAGTTATTTGACGACATTCTGACCAGCCGGCAACAACAGCGGCAGCAGGCAGCCATGCTGCTGATGACGGGTGACTTCGAACAGTTGATGGGGCAGCAGCTTGAGTCTTTCGCAACGCAGGAGCGGTCTCAGACGTTTATGCAGCGCCGGATTCGAACGGAGATCCATGGCCGCTTTGCGATGGCGGGCAGTTGCCTGTTCTTTACGCTGCTGGGAGGTCCGTTTGCTGTGTATCAGGCTCGCCGCCAGTTCATTACCAGCTTCATCATGTGTTTTCTGCCGATCCTGCTGGTTTATTATCCCGTGATGTTTCTGATGGGGAATCTTTCGAAGACCGGCACGATCGAACCGTGGTGGTCGATGTGGGTTCCCAACGCGATCATCCTTGCCGGAGCCGTTGTCGTGCTGAAGAAGGTCGTGCAGCACTGA
- a CDS encoding DUF6263 family protein, whose amino-acid sequence MITTKSLTAACLLFAGFLIGCDHSDSDASTSADADSALLDELLGSPDTASESGSETAGKPNPATPVTLTARGERLELRLQPGDRFPLIKTIEQTLIQKSEAYPAMARTRLELSMAIDVREVRPDAILMSVSYSRIGYSHDINGQRIVFDSDTHQGRVPDDVIPYAGMVGNGFSFWLGRDNRIRELVDYDAFLERCVRHVPIERRQSLLAEISTRFGDDGVANFVDDTIGLLPYNTDVDADSATRVVTGDVWTRERRLMQPVPIYLTSTYRLVSLDDDTAEIDITGRIASGETYRDVNSQQKSGVRILGGQSIGSCIVDRATGLPLELNRTRFLNMEVTTEDNERVTQDKQIVTTIRAFPQARGPVVQNAQPADSRQMSGSQPATPGQPISSVRLGTEIQPVSAADVSGQSQNATAIPTTSDGTAQAVYPQ is encoded by the coding sequence ATGATCACTACAAAGTCGCTCACCGCTGCCTGCCTGCTGTTCGCGGGATTCCTGATTGGCTGCGACCATTCGGATTCAGACGCCTCGACATCCGCCGACGCTGACAGCGCCTTGCTGGACGAACTTCTGGGAAGCCCGGACACAGCATCTGAATCCGGCAGCGAAACGGCAGGAAAACCCAACCCGGCAACTCCCGTCACACTCACCGCGCGGGGAGAACGGCTGGAGCTTCGGTTGCAGCCCGGCGACCGGTTTCCGCTGATTAAGACGATCGAACAGACCCTGATCCAGAAGTCGGAAGCCTATCCGGCGATGGCTCGCACCAGACTGGAACTCAGCATGGCGATCGACGTGCGCGAAGTCCGGCCCGACGCGATCCTGATGTCGGTCAGCTATTCACGCATCGGGTATTCGCACGACATCAATGGTCAGCGGATCGTCTTCGATTCCGACACGCATCAGGGCCGGGTTCCGGACGACGTGATTCCCTACGCCGGGATGGTCGGCAACGGCTTTTCATTCTGGCTGGGCCGGGACAACAGGATCCGCGAACTTGTGGATTACGATGCCTTTCTGGAACGCTGCGTCCGGCATGTGCCGATTGAACGGCGACAGTCGCTGCTGGCCGAAATCTCGACGCGATTCGGCGACGACGGAGTTGCCAATTTCGTGGACGACACCATCGGCCTGCTGCCGTACAACACCGACGTCGACGCGGACTCCGCAACGCGGGTCGTCACCGGCGACGTGTGGACTCGCGAACGCCGACTCATGCAGCCCGTGCCCATTTACCTGACTTCCACCTATCGGCTCGTGTCGCTCGACGATGACACCGCCGAAATCGATATCACCGGCCGAATCGCGTCGGGAGAAACCTATCGTGACGTTAACTCCCAACAGAAGTCGGGAGTCAGGATTCTTGGCGGTCAGAGCATCGGAAGCTGCATCGTCGACCGGGCGACAGGACTTCCGCTGGAACTGAACCGCACACGCTTCCTGAACATGGAAGTCACCACGGAAGACAACGAACGCGTCACGCAGGACAAGCAGATCGTGACCACCATCCGCGCGTTCCCGCAGGCAAGAGGCCCCGTCGTGCAGAATGCGCAGCCGGCAGACAGCCGCCAAATGTCCGGCTCACAGCCAGCGACACCGGGCCAGCCGATTTCCTCAGTGCGACTCGGGACCGAAATCCAGCCGGTGTCGGCGGCCGACGTATCCGGCCAATCGCAGAACGCCACCGCGATCCCGACGACTTCCGACGGCACCGCACAAGCTGTCTACCCGCAGTAA
- a CDS encoding DUF1549 domain-containing protein has product MTGFRIILAALPVLAFHAAVSAAEPVDFVNDLQPVLTKFGCNSGPCHGKARGQGGFQLSLLGFDPDADYEAIVKEGRGRRIFPASPEQSLFVLKPVAATPHGGGRRFEVGSPEHELFLNWVRQGSPRQITDAAKLTSITVEPTSAVMATGDTVSLVVTGHYDDGSTRDVTRLTSFQSNEAPIASVDDSGLTTAGIVTGEAAVMARYMYQMAVCTVTVPLPGDVPADVYARLPRNNFIDDHVWNKLETLRITPSETCEDHTFLRRATTDICGRIPTPDEVTAFLADESPDKRPKLVDRLLEEPDFADHWANKWVDLLRPNPYRVGIKAVLNYDDWIRRSFHERKPWDQFVRELITAEGSTFRNGAVTMFRDRRSPDELTTLVSQLFIGVRLECAKCHHHPFEVWGQDDFYSFAAYFAKLDRKGTGVSPPISGSEEFFFAGSKGSVKHPLTNQVMTPRPLFGEAAAPDAVDDPREVLADWITSPQNHLFAQVMANRVWADMMGRGLVDPVDDFRATNPPANAPLLEDLGNAFRDSGFSLTELIRVIANSHVYQLSSLPGERNIADTRNYSRHYRHRLRAEVLLDGVAQVTGIPQEFDAMPPESTAKQIWTHRTASLFLDTFGRPDPNQDPPCERTTDSTVVQRLHLMNSEQLHGQISSDACRAAKLAESEESPDEITVFLYHLIYGRNPTDDERNTCVCLFEADGANRRNVIEDLMWAMLNTPEFVIQD; this is encoded by the coding sequence ATGACCGGTTTTCGAATCATCCTGGCTGCACTGCCGGTTTTGGCGTTTCATGCCGCAGTGAGCGCCGCGGAACCAGTCGATTTCGTGAACGACCTGCAGCCGGTGCTGACGAAGTTCGGATGCAATTCCGGACCATGCCACGGGAAAGCCAGAGGGCAGGGAGGGTTTCAGCTTTCCCTGCTGGGCTTTGATCCGGATGCTGACTACGAAGCAATCGTTAAGGAAGGACGAGGTCGGCGGATATTCCCGGCGTCCCCGGAACAAAGCCTGTTCGTCCTGAAGCCGGTTGCTGCGACACCTCACGGCGGAGGCCGCCGGTTTGAAGTCGGCAGTCCCGAACATGAACTCTTCCTGAACTGGGTCCGACAGGGATCACCGCGACAGATCACCGATGCGGCGAAACTGACTTCGATCACCGTCGAACCGACTTCCGCCGTGATGGCGACCGGCGACACCGTTTCCCTTGTCGTCACCGGTCATTACGACGACGGCAGCACGCGGGATGTGACGCGGCTGACGTCGTTTCAGTCGAACGAAGCTCCGATTGCATCCGTTGACGATTCCGGTCTGACAACGGCCGGCATCGTCACAGGCGAAGCAGCCGTCATGGCGCGCTACATGTACCAGATGGCCGTCTGCACAGTCACGGTGCCCCTGCCGGGCGACGTCCCCGCCGACGTTTACGCCCGCCTGCCGCGAAACAACTTCATCGACGATCATGTCTGGAACAAACTGGAAACGCTGAGAATCACGCCCTCCGAAACGTGCGAAGATCATACGTTTCTGCGTCGAGCCACCACGGACATCTGCGGACGCATTCCGACTCCGGACGAAGTGACAGCGTTCCTGGCCGACGAATCCCCGGACAAGCGTCCGAAGCTTGTCGACCGGCTGCTGGAAGAACCTGACTTCGCAGATCACTGGGCCAACAAATGGGTCGACCTGCTGCGGCCGAATCCGTACCGAGTCGGCATCAAGGCCGTTCTGAATTACGACGACTGGATCCGTCGGTCGTTTCATGAACGAAAGCCGTGGGACCAGTTCGTCCGGGAACTCATCACGGCCGAAGGCAGCACGTTTCGTAACGGGGCGGTCACGATGTTCCGCGATCGGCGTTCACCCGACGAACTGACGACGCTGGTCAGCCAATTATTCATCGGCGTGCGTCTGGAGTGTGCAAAGTGCCATCACCATCCGTTTGAAGTCTGGGGCCAGGACGACTTTTACAGCTTCGCGGCGTACTTCGCGAAACTGGATCGCAAGGGTACGGGCGTGTCGCCGCCGATTTCAGGTTCCGAAGAGTTTTTCTTCGCCGGATCGAAGGGCAGCGTAAAACATCCTCTGACGAATCAGGTGATGACGCCGCGTCCGCTGTTCGGTGAAGCCGCTGCACCTGACGCCGTCGACGATCCGCGCGAGGTGCTGGCCGACTGGATCACCTCACCGCAGAATCATCTGTTCGCGCAGGTCATGGCCAATCGCGTCTGGGCGGACATGATGGGGCGCGGCCTGGTCGACCCCGTCGATGACTTCCGTGCCACGAATCCTCCCGCGAATGCGCCGCTGCTGGAAGATCTGGGTAATGCCTTTCGCGACTCAGGATTTTCGCTCACGGAGCTGATTCGCGTCATTGCCAATTCGCACGTCTATCAGCTCAGTTCGCTGCCCGGCGAACGCAACATCGCCGACACGCGGAACTATTCCCGCCATTACCGGCATCGGCTGCGAGCGGAAGTGCTGCTGGACGGCGTCGCACAGGTGACCGGCATTCCGCAGGAATTCGATGCCATGCCGCCGGAATCGACGGCCAAACAAATCTGGACGCACCGCACGGCGTCGCTGTTTCTGGACACCTTCGGACGCCCCGACCCGAATCAGGATCCGCCCTGCGAACGCACCACGGATTCCACCGTCGTTCAACGGCTGCATCTGATGAACAGCGAACAACTTCACGGCCAGATCTCCAGCGATGCGTGCCGAGCCGCAAAGCTGGCGGAATCAGAAGAGTCACCCGACGAAATCACCGTCTTTCTGTATCATCTCATCTACGGACGAAACCCGACCGACGACGAACGGAACACCTGCGTCTGTCTGTTTGAAGCCGATGGTGCCAATCGACGCAACGTGATCGAAGACCTGATGTGGGCAATGTTGAATACTCCGGAGTTCGTGATTCAGGACTAG
- a CDS encoding DUF1501 domain-containing protein encodes MKPNNCQGISRRDSIALGIGSLFGSGLVGSLRARGESERHGAGPKRVAERCILIWMDGGPTHFETFDPKPDAPAEYRGEFTHIDTAVPGVVFSEHMTKLAASLNDFAMIRSIRHDQGNHGAGNHYMMTGAPPRIPVGCGAFVSFHPSLGSVVAKELGKENGLPPYFSMPQMSRSGGPNFLGARYAPFVVPDDPNSGSFRVRDVALPKSLTEARFDSRTDLRSSIDRMVRLNHEAAADPVAGVDEYYRQGYDLVTSPKAQEAFDIGREPDDVRERYGRDSFGQRCLLARRLIEGGVPFVTVYDGGWDHHRDIFNALRKRLPKWDNSVATLIQDLKERGLLDSTLVVALGEFGRTPKISTLSGESTPGRDHWANAMSVLMAGGGTPGGTVVGATDRKGFSAIDRVLSPENFVSTIYHKLGIDPGKVLYTPEGRPTHLVSDPTVISELV; translated from the coding sequence ATGAAACCTAACAACTGCCAGGGCATCTCCCGCCGAGACAGCATCGCGCTCGGAATCGGTTCCCTGTTCGGCTCCGGACTTGTCGGTAGCCTGCGGGCTCGGGGCGAATCGGAACGACACGGCGCGGGTCCGAAGCGCGTGGCGGAACGCTGCATCCTGATCTGGATGGATGGCGGACCCACGCACTTCGAAACGTTTGACCCGAAACCGGATGCCCCGGCGGAATATCGCGGCGAGTTCACTCACATCGATACGGCAGTTCCCGGTGTCGTGTTTTCGGAACACATGACGAAGCTGGCCGCGTCGCTGAACGACTTCGCCATGATCCGCTCCATTCGTCACGACCAGGGCAATCACGGAGCCGGCAATCACTACATGATGACGGGAGCACCGCCGCGAATTCCGGTGGGATGCGGTGCGTTCGTCAGCTTTCATCCCAGCCTGGGCTCCGTGGTCGCAAAGGAACTCGGAAAGGAAAACGGGCTGCCGCCGTACTTCAGTATGCCGCAGATGTCCCGGTCCGGCGGGCCGAACTTTCTGGGAGCACGCTACGCTCCGTTTGTCGTACCCGATGATCCGAACAGCGGCAGCTTCCGGGTTCGCGACGTGGCGCTGCCGAAAAGCCTGACCGAAGCGAGATTCGATTCGCGCACCGATCTGCGGTCATCCATTGATCGCATGGTCCGCCTGAACCACGAAGCGGCGGCCGATCCCGTTGCCGGAGTCGACGAGTACTATCGTCAGGGCTATGACCTGGTGACGTCGCCGAAAGCGCAGGAAGCATTCGACATCGGCCGCGAACCGGACGACGTGCGGGAACGTTACGGTCGCGACTCTTTCGGCCAGCGCTGCCTGCTCGCTCGCCGACTGATTGAAGGCGGAGTTCCCTTCGTCACTGTCTACGACGGCGGCTGGGATCACCATCGCGACATCTTCAACGCGTTGCGAAAGCGGCTGCCGAAGTGGGACAATTCCGTCGCTACGCTGATTCAGGATTTGAAGGAACGCGGGCTGCTGGATTCCACGCTGGTTGTTGCGCTGGGTGAGTTTGGCCGAACACCGAAGATTTCGACGCTCAGCGGCGAAAGTACGCCGGGCCGCGATCACTGGGCCAACGCAATGTCCGTCCTGATGGCCGGCGGAGGAACGCCGGGCGGAACCGTCGTCGGTGCCACGGATCGAAAGGGCTTCTCCGCCATCGACCGCGTTCTGTCACCGGAGAATTTTGTGTCCACAATCTATCACAAGCTGGGCATCGATCCGGGCAAGGTGCTTTACACGCCGGAAGGCCGACCGACGCATCTGGTCAGCGATCCGACGGTCATCAGCGAACTTGTGTAA
- the kdsA gene encoding 3-deoxy-8-phosphooctulonate synthase translates to MEKRFVEIRNYRVGTGQPLLFIAGPCVMESESMVMRVAEHLAGLRNRLGWQIVFKSSFDKANRTSVNSYRGPGLEDGLRMLEKVTQATGLPTTTDIHEAAQAAPCAEVCSILQIPAFLARQTDLIVAAADAAVARNICVNVKKPQFVAPEDVVHAVRKCEDRGLRSIMLTERGTTFGYGRLVNDFRCIPIMKSFGVPVVYDATHSVQLPGGATTGGQREMVPTLARAAVAAGADAVFLETHPDPDNAASDGPNMVELSSLETLLSQLSMLRAAVIGFEESDAQTRST, encoded by the coding sequence ATGGAAAAACGGTTTGTTGAAATCAGGAACTACCGCGTCGGCACGGGCCAGCCGCTGTTGTTCATCGCCGGGCCGTGTGTGATGGAATCTGAGTCGATGGTTATGCGGGTGGCCGAGCATCTGGCGGGGCTGCGGAATCGGCTGGGCTGGCAGATTGTGTTTAAGTCCAGCTTCGACAAGGCCAACCGCACCAGCGTGAACAGTTACCGCGGGCCGGGTCTGGAAGACGGGTTGCGGATGCTGGAGAAGGTGACTCAGGCGACCGGCCTGCCGACCACGACCGACATCCACGAAGCGGCTCAGGCGGCTCCGTGTGCCGAAGTCTGTTCCATTCTGCAGATTCCCGCGTTTCTGGCTCGGCAGACGGACCTGATCGTCGCGGCGGCGGATGCGGCGGTGGCTCGGAATATCTGCGTGAATGTCAAGAAACCGCAGTTTGTCGCCCCCGAAGACGTCGTCCACGCCGTACGCAAGTGTGAGGATCGTGGTCTGCGCAGCATCATGCTGACGGAACGCGGGACGACGTTTGGCTACGGTCGGCTGGTGAACGATTTTCGCTGCATTCCGATCATGAAATCGTTCGGCGTGCCGGTGGTGTACGATGCGACTCACAGCGTTCAGCTTCCGGGCGGCGCCACGACGGGAGGACAGCGGGAGATGGTTCCGACACTGGCTCGCGCGGCTGTGGCGGCCGGAGCAGATGCGGTGTTCCTGGAAACTCATCCGGATCCCGACAACGCTGCCAGTGACGGTCCAAACATGGTGGAGTTAAGCAGCCTGGAGACGTTGCTGAGTCAGCTATCCATGCTGCGGGCCGCTGTGATCGGGTTTGAAGAGTCAGATGCTCAGACGAGGTCAACGTGA
- the purB gene encoding adenylosuccinate lyase — MPLEIERKFLVEPGSWESAEFTMYRQGYLHSSEQLSVRVRSDGRKGWLAVKGPTVGATRSEYEYEIPLDEANEMLNTLCRKPLIEKQRAIVMAGESRWEVDRFLGDNAGLVVAEIELENEEQPFEKPDWLSAEVTDDPRYYNSNLAKTPRGRNVIGKRSLARPSGLVSLVPEFRPGTPCQWRLRNRSSMTTNAVETETGEPFRRTESQGLAVRHFENDSSLKASTLPHDIYENPLITRYASREMAAIWSAQKKHTTWRRLWIALAEAQQELGLHITDEQLAEMKATVDDIDFDAANRYERELRHDVMAHVHAWGDQCPKARKDIHLGATSCYVTDNSELVQIKESLLLTRRRLVQVIDLLAKFAAEYRDLPCLGFTHLQPAQPTTVGKRATLWCWDLLLDLEELEHRIDTLRFRGVKGTTGTQATFLSLFDGDHEKVEQLDRLVTEKMGFTIRHAVTGQTYSRKVDSQVMATLNGIGQSCHKAGSDIRILQHRKELEEPFEKKQIGSSAMAYKRNPMRSERMCALARFAMSLQAGADATMATQWMERTLDDSAIRRLALPQAFLAIDACLILYHNITDGLVVYPKTIEKHLNEELPFMATEEILMAGVRSGGDRQDLHERIRLHSQAAAAEVKQQGLPNDLISRLRTDEAFANVDLESTLDARKYIGRAPQQVDAFVAEHVEPVRRRYAAQLGAGAEAVRV; from the coding sequence ATGCCACTCGAAATCGAACGCAAATTCCTCGTCGAACCGGGTTCATGGGAATCCGCCGAATTCACCATGTACCGACAGGGCTATCTGCATTCGTCGGAACAGCTTTCCGTCCGAGTCCGCTCCGACGGACGAAAAGGCTGGCTCGCCGTGAAAGGGCCGACCGTCGGTGCCACTCGATCGGAATATGAGTACGAGATTCCGCTCGACGAAGCGAACGAGATGCTCAACACGCTCTGCCGAAAACCGCTGATTGAAAAGCAGCGAGCCATCGTGATGGCAGGGGAATCTCGCTGGGAAGTGGACCGGTTTCTCGGCGACAACGCCGGTCTGGTCGTCGCGGAAATCGAACTTGAGAACGAAGAGCAGCCGTTCGAGAAACCGGACTGGCTGAGTGCCGAAGTGACCGACGATCCGCGATACTACAACTCAAACCTGGCGAAGACGCCCCGTGGCCGAAACGTGATTGGCAAACGCAGTTTGGCGCGCCCGTCTGGCCTTGTCAGCCTCGTTCCAGAGTTCCGCCCTGGAACGCCCTGCCAGTGGAGGCTCCGCAACAGATCTTCCATGACGACAAACGCGGTCGAGACTGAGACCGGCGAACCGTTTCGCCGCACAGAATCGCAGGGGCTCGCGGTTCGACATTTTGAAAATGATTCATCATTGAAAGCATCTACGTTGCCGCACGACATCTACGAAAACCCGTTGATCACCCGCTACGCCTCGCGCGAAATGGCCGCGATCTGGTCGGCTCAGAAGAAGCATACCACCTGGCGTCGGTTGTGGATTGCGCTGGCGGAAGCTCAGCAGGAACTCGGCCTGCACATCACCGACGAGCAGCTTGCCGAGATGAAAGCCACCGTCGACGACATCGACTTCGACGCCGCAAACCGCTACGAACGAGAACTGCGGCACGATGTGATGGCTCACGTGCATGCCTGGGGAGATCAGTGCCCGAAGGCTCGCAAGGATATTCATCTGGGAGCCACAAGCTGCTACGTGACGGACAATTCGGAACTCGTGCAGATCAAGGAAAGCCTGCTGCTGACCAGGCGGCGACTGGTGCAGGTGATTGACCTGCTGGCGAAGTTTGCCGCCGAGTACCGTGACCTGCCCTGTCTCGGCTTCACGCATCTGCAGCCCGCTCAGCCAACAACCGTGGGCAAGCGAGCAACGCTGTGGTGCTGGGATCTGTTGCTGGACCTGGAAGAACTCGAACATCGCATCGACACGCTGCGTTTCCGAGGCGTCAAGGGAACCACGGGAACTCAGGCGACGTTCCTCAGCCTGTTCGACGGCGATCACGAAAAGGTCGAGCAGCTCGATCGACTGGTCACCGAGAAGATGGGCTTCACGATTCGCCACGCTGTCACCGGCCAGACATATTCGCGCAAAGTGGATTCGCAGGTGATGGCGACTCTGAACGGCATCGGCCAGTCTTGTCACAAAGCCGGCAGCGACATTCGTATTCTGCAGCATCGCAAGGAACTGGAAGAACCGTTCGAAAAGAAGCAGATCGGTTCGTCGGCGATGGCCTACAAACGCAACCCGATGCGCAGCGAACGCATGTGTGCTCTGGCGCGTTTCGCGATGAGTCTGCAGGCCGGCGCGGACGCGACGATGGCGACTCAGTGGATGGAACGCACGCTGGACGACAGCGCGATCCGTCGGTTGGCGCTGCCTCAGGCGTTCCTGGCGATCGACGCCTGCCTGATCCTGTACCACAACATCACGGACGGCCTCGTGGTCTATCCGAAGACGATCGAAAAGCACCTGAACGAGGAACTGCCGTTCATGGCGACGGAAGAAATCCTGATGGCCGGAGTCCGCTCCGGAGGCGACCGTCAGGACCTCCACGAACGCATCCGCCTCCACAGCCAGGCCGCCGCCGCGGAAGTCAAACAACAGGGTCTGCCGAACGATTTGATCAGCCGATTGAGAACCGACGAAGCGTTCGCGAACGTTGACCTGGAAAGCACACTGGACGCAAGAAAATACATCGGCCGAGCACCCCAGCAGGTCGACGCGTTTGTTGCGGAACACGTGGAGCCGGTGAGGCGAAGGTACGCGGCCCAACTTGGCGCCGGCGCGGAAGCGGTGCGTGTGTAA
- a CDS encoding glycine--tRNA ligase — translation MQSDDAHHDRALGGENDRAFLRPETAQGIFVNFKNVVDSSRVKLPFGICQVGKSFRNEITPRNFTFRSREFEQMEIEFFCHPDQSREWYTYWRDRRYNWYLGLGVAKERLILRDHHQDELAHYSVGTADIEYAFPFLDEGEFGELEGVAHRGDFDLRSHMEGKLTKNAAGELEVEKNEHGQPKYRGSGKDLTYFDDQSRERFTPHVIEPSAGADRATLAFICEAYHEDQQPDEKGEMQERVVLKFHPRLAPVKAAVFPLIKKEGMPEKAAEIFGALKAAGLSCQFDQQGAIGRRYRRQDEIGTPYCITVDGDTMTDGTVTVRDRDSLQQDRVPADRIVEEIVGRLKR, via the coding sequence ATTCAATCTGATGATGCCCACCACGATCGGGCGCTTGGTGGTGAAAACGATCGGGCATTCCTTCGCCCCGAAACCGCTCAGGGTATCTTCGTCAACTTCAAGAACGTCGTGGACAGCAGTCGCGTCAAGCTGCCGTTTGGCATCTGTCAGGTCGGAAAAAGCTTCCGCAATGAAATCACGCCGCGCAACTTCACATTCCGGTCACGCGAATTCGAACAGATGGAGATCGAATTCTTCTGCCATCCGGACCAGTCCCGCGAATGGTACACCTATTGGCGCGACCGGCGCTACAACTGGTATCTGGGTCTGGGTGTGGCGAAGGAGCGGTTGATTCTGCGAGATCATCATCAGGACGAACTGGCTCATTATTCCGTCGGTACGGCCGATATCGAATACGCGTTTCCGTTTCTCGACGAAGGCGAATTCGGCGAACTGGAAGGCGTGGCTCACCGAGGCGACTTCGACCTGCGTTCTCACATGGAAGGCAAGCTGACGAAAAACGCAGCCGGCGAACTGGAAGTCGAAAAGAACGAACACGGTCAGCCGAAGTATCGCGGCAGCGGCAAAGATCTGACTTACTTCGACGACCAGTCGCGCGAACGCTTTACACCGCACGTCATTGAACCGTCCGCGGGCGCCGACCGCGCGACGCTGGCATTCATCTGCGAAGCCTATCACGAGGATCAGCAGCCCGACGAAAAAGGCGAGATGCAGGAACGCGTCGTGCTGAAGTTTCATCCCCGGCTGGCCCCCGTCAAAGCGGCCGTGTTCCCGCTGATCAAGAAGGAAGGCATGCCCGAAAAAGCGGCGGAGATCTTCGGAGCACTCAAGGCCGCCGGTCTGAGCTGCCAGTTCGACCAGCAGGGAGCCATCGGTCGCCGCTACCGTCGTCAGGACGAAATCGGCACGCCGTACTGCATCACGGTCGATGGCGACACCATGACCGACGGAACCGTGACCGTCCGCGATCGTGACTCACTGCAGCAGGACCGCGTACCGGCGGATCGAATCGTTGAAGAAATTGTTGGTCGGCTGAAGCGATAG